Part of the SAR202 cluster bacterium genome, CAGCTGACTGGTATTCTTCTGTTGGTCATGACCGTCGTAGACCTGAGCTGGTACTACTTCTTCGAAATAGCCCCGCTGGACGTGGACATGACCACGCCGGGGGCGGTCGCCGCATCGTTCGCCGTCATCAACGAGAACCGCGGGATGTACCTCGCCGGGCTGTGGGACGACTTCGCCTGGAACTTCACAGCCTTTCTCGTCGGCTGGGGGCTGTACCTGGGGCTGCGCGACCGCGACCAGCGGTGGGCGCTGCTGGGCGGGCTCAGCTTCGTCGCCGCCGCAATCACATACGTGATTGCGGACGCCGTCTGGCTCGGCTGGGACAGCTTCGCCGATCAGTACGCCTCTGCGAGCGGCGCCGCTGCAGAGTCGCTCAAGACCGCCGCGCTGGCGCTTAGCCCCATCGACTGGTGGGCCGACGGCATCGGCTCGATCTTCTTCAGTGTGGGCCTGCTGGCGTTCAGCCTCGCGCTTCGCGCCGTGACCGGCGGTTGGGGCCGCTGGCTCTGGGCGCTGGGCCTCGTGGGCGCGGTGGTCTGCTTCACCACCTCGCTCTTCGATGTGACCGCCGCGGACTACCTCTACTTTGTAAACACCGTGTGGTACGCGCTGACAGGCGTCTGGCTCCTCATGGACTCCATGGCGAAGAAGGCGGAGGCGGCGCAGCCGTCTGCCGCGACGACCTGAACGGATTGCCCAGATAGATCGGTAACCGGAAGGGCGGACAACAAAAGTGTCCGCCCTTCCTATTTGTCGGGGTGTCCTAACGGCGTAGGCTGTTGTACACTTAGGCCCCGCCCCGCGTTACTCAACCGTTTCTGATGGCCGAAAAGGAGACCGGATGAAACTCGCCGCGCGCCCTCAAATCATCGCCGGCGTCCTGCTGTTGGCGCTGGCCGCCGTCGACGCGGCCTGGTACTTCTTCTGGAACTTCCAGGGGCTGGCGATAGACATGCCCTCGCTCGATCTCGCTGCCGGCACCTTCCAGGTCATCGACGAGAACCGGCAGTTCTATCTCACCGCCGTGTGGTTCGACTTCGCCTGGAACCTCGTCGCGTTCCTCGCCGGGTGGGCGCTCTACCTGGTGTTGCGGAGGCGGAGCC contains:
- a CDS encoding DUF4386 family protein — its product is MRRRQGDRMKMVIGPKQLTGILLLVMTVVDLSWYYFFEIAPLDVDMTTPGAVAASFAVINENRGMYLAGLWDDFAWNFTAFLVGWGLYLGLRDRDQRWALLGGLSFVAAAITYVIADAVWLGWDSFADQYASASGAAAESLKTAALALSPIDWWADGIGSIFFSVGLLAFSLALRAVTGGWGRWLWALGLVGAVVCFTTSLFDVTAADYLYFVNTVWYALTGVWLLMDSMAKKAEAAQPSAATT